The following are from one region of the Halorussus rarus genome:
- a CDS encoding MTH865 family protein — translation MADEETEAELREQFTEAFEGADYPVSNPMDLVPALPDGPGTRFEAGDVSFTAMELSTKLGSDQDFPYDDVDTLVDDLIEGLKSNDML, via the coding sequence ATGGCAGACGAAGAAACCGAAGCCGAACTCCGCGAGCAGTTCACCGAGGCGTTCGAGGGCGCCGACTACCCCGTCAGCAACCCGATGGACCTCGTGCCCGCACTCCCGGACGGCCCGGGAACGCGCTTCGAGGCCGGCGACGTCAGCTTCACCGCGATGGAACTGTCCACGAAGCTCGGAAGTGACCAGGACTTCCCCTACGACGACGTCGACACGCTGGTCGACGACCTCATCGAGGGGCTGAAGTCCAACGACATGCTGTAG
- a CDS encoding glycosyltransferase family 2 protein, whose amino-acid sequence MYNGNTVGVVVPAYNEEGRVGDVVDTLPEFVDRAYVVDDQSTDGTWQEIQEHAEKANRTAPTPEPVPALADGGVGVDAPRKVVPIRHETNRGVGGAIKTGYRRAYADGMDVTAVMAGDGQMDPDRLPRLLDPIVAGDADYAKGTRLLDPEFREGMPPFRLFGNRLLSVLTKFASGYWGTTDPQNGYTAISRDALGSLDLDRLYDDYGFANELLARLNSRGMTVADVAMPAVYGDEESTIRYRSFVPKLSWLLLSNFVERQWTRFADAGDRVTPICYALGALGLVAAVVAGLAGSAGSLAALVVGSYLSVGAAVYLERRRSQDMELRVTDGE is encoded by the coding sequence ATGTACAACGGAAACACAGTCGGCGTCGTCGTACCGGCGTACAACGAGGAGGGGCGCGTGGGCGACGTCGTCGACACGCTCCCCGAGTTCGTCGACCGGGCGTACGTCGTCGACGACCAGTCGACCGACGGGACGTGGCAGGAGATACAGGAACACGCGGAGAAGGCGAACCGGACCGCGCCGACCCCCGAGCCGGTCCCGGCCCTCGCGGACGGCGGCGTCGGCGTCGACGCTCCCCGGAAGGTGGTGCCGATCCGCCACGAGACCAACCGCGGCGTCGGCGGCGCGATAAAGACCGGCTACCGCCGGGCGTACGCCGACGGGATGGACGTGACGGCGGTGATGGCCGGCGACGGACAGATGGACCCCGACCGGCTCCCGCGTCTGCTCGACCCCATCGTGGCTGGCGACGCCGACTACGCGAAGGGGACCCGGCTCCTCGACCCCGAGTTCCGCGAGGGGATGCCGCCGTTCCGGCTGTTCGGCAACCGGCTCCTGTCGGTGCTGACCAAGTTCGCCAGCGGCTACTGGGGGACGACCGATCCCCAGAACGGCTACACCGCCATCTCGCGCGACGCCCTCGGCAGCCTCGACCTCGACCGGCTCTACGACGACTACGGCTTCGCCAACGAGCTGCTCGCCCGGCTGAACTCCCGCGGGATGACGGTCGCCGACGTGGCGATGCCCGCGGTGTACGGCGACGAGGAGAGCACCATCCGGTACCGGAGCTTCGTCCCGAAGCTGTCGTGGCTCCTGCTGTCGAACTTCGTCGAACGTCAATGGACTCGATTCGCCGACGCCGGCGACCGGGTGACCCCGATCTGCTACGCGCTCGGCGCGCTCGGGCTGGTCGCCGCGGTCGTCGCGGGGCTGGCCGGCAGCGCGGGCTCGCTCGCGGCGCTCGTCGTCGGTAGCTACCTGTCGGTCGGCGCGGCGGTCTACCTGGAGCGGCGGCGCAGCCAGGACATGGAACTGCGGGTCACGGACGGCGAGTAA
- a CDS encoding DUF354 domain-containing protein, translating to MNYLFFANTPAHVHLYRNAVRELRDRGHDALVLARDYGCTLDLLEYYEVPHEVYGELATSKYSLARQLPRHYVTILRHVREYDPDRIFGVGAYAAHAGAAADAPTVLVTDSENTHLDHAVSRPFADAYLTPHTFDKDLGEKHHVFRGFKECAYLHPEEWEPQTDIREELDVGPDEEFAVVRLNAFGSHHDVGQAGFTPEKRRELVDRLAERATVFVSDEGGATDFSELPARPFDLHPALLHDALAEASLLVADTQTMVTEAALLGTPAVRSNSFVGDDDMGNFTELEREGLIYNFREFDAVLETATDLLAASGVADEWAAKREAFLADKVNLTDLIVDVATDPTSLRSLPTRRTYDRMPNEAAGRAAD from the coding sequence ATGAACTATCTGTTCTTCGCGAACACGCCCGCGCACGTTCACCTCTACCGTAACGCCGTCCGAGAGCTCCGGGACCGCGGCCACGACGCGCTGGTGCTGGCCCGCGACTACGGCTGCACCCTCGACCTGCTGGAGTACTACGAGGTACCCCACGAGGTCTACGGCGAACTCGCGACCAGCAAGTACTCGCTGGCGCGTCAGCTCCCGCGACACTACGTGACGATTCTCCGGCACGTCCGGGAGTACGACCCCGACCGGATCTTCGGGGTCGGCGCGTACGCCGCCCACGCGGGCGCGGCCGCCGACGCGCCGACGGTGCTCGTCACCGACTCCGAGAACACCCACCTCGACCACGCCGTCTCCCGGCCCTTCGCCGACGCCTACCTCACGCCCCACACGTTCGACAAGGACCTCGGCGAGAAGCACCACGTCTTCCGCGGGTTCAAGGAGTGCGCGTACCTCCACCCGGAGGAGTGGGAGCCTCAGACCGACATCCGCGAGGAGCTGGACGTCGGGCCGGACGAGGAGTTCGCCGTCGTGCGGCTGAACGCGTTCGGCTCCCACCACGACGTCGGCCAGGCCGGCTTCACCCCCGAGAAGCGACGGGAACTGGTCGACCGGCTCGCCGAGCGCGCCACCGTCTTCGTCTCAGACGAGGGCGGGGCCACCGACTTCTCGGAGCTCCCCGCTCGACCGTTCGACCTCCACCCGGCGCTGCTCCACGACGCGCTCGCCGAGGCCTCCCTCCTCGTGGCCGACACCCAGACCATGGTCACCGAGGCCGCGCTCCTCGGCACGCCCGCCGTCCGCTCGAACTCCTTCGTCGGCGACGACGACATGGGCAACTTCACCGAACTCGAGCGCGAGGGGCTCATCTACAACTTCCGGGAGTTCGACGCGGTGCTCGAGACGGCGACCGACCTGCTCGCGGCGTCGGGCGTCGCCGACGAGTGGGCGGCCAAGCGAGAGGCGTTCCTCGCAGACAAGGTGAACCTCACCGACCTGATCGTGGACGTGGCGACCGACCCGACGAGCCTCCGGTCGCTGCCGACCAGGCGGACCTACGACCGGATGCCGAACGAGGCCGCGGGCCGGGCGGCCGACTGA
- a CDS encoding DUF7410 domain-containing protein, which translates to MTDELPTYQTDVPPGESPAECPYCGRPLESEELLVLHEGLDHWRRLDDDRREQFREAYAGESDDLRTFRLKMLGLLIVVYFVFLFVYSWETTDPYSVVALPLLGMRAARRELARLVGNGGL; encoded by the coding sequence ATGACCGACGAGCTACCCACCTACCAGACCGACGTCCCGCCCGGCGAGTCCCCAGCCGAGTGCCCGTACTGCGGCCGACCGCTGGAGAGCGAGGAGCTGCTGGTGCTCCACGAGGGGCTCGACCACTGGCGGCGCCTCGACGACGACCGGCGCGAGCAGTTCCGCGAGGCGTACGCCGGCGAGAGCGACGACCTGCGGACGTTCCGGCTGAAGATGCTCGGGCTGCTGATCGTGGTGTACTTCGTCTTCCTGTTCGTCTACTCGTGGGAGACAACCGACCCGTACAGCGTGGTGGCCCTGCCGCTCCTCGGGATGCGGGCGGCCCGCCGAGAACTCGCGCGTCTGGTCGGGAACGGTGGCCTTTAG
- a CDS encoding DUF7541 family protein — translation MDEQPGLSDEYRKASPWPLFVAFGLAIFEVGIVWPLFPVAVGGLLLFVGSVVGILRESGYVADPWKGLVTASVVCLAAGGAIAYFTTGSVHLRGVAILVGGVIILFGGVFGSFWQPSAV, via the coding sequence ATGGATGAGCAACCCGGGTTGAGTGACGAATACCGCAAGGCGAGTCCGTGGCCGCTGTTCGTCGCCTTCGGCCTCGCCATCTTCGAGGTCGGCATCGTCTGGCCGCTGTTTCCGGTGGCCGTCGGCGGACTCCTGCTGTTCGTGGGGAGCGTCGTCGGCATCCTCCGGGAGTCGGGCTACGTCGCCGACCCCTGGAAGGGACTGGTCACCGCCTCGGTGGTCTGCCTGGCGGCCGGCGGCGCCATCGCCTACTTCACGACCGGGTCGGTCCACCTCCGCGGGGTCGCCATCCTCGTCGGCGGCGTCATCATCCTGTTCGGCGGCGTCTTCGGGTCGTTCTGGCAGCCCAGCGCGGTCTGA
- a CDS encoding cytochrome c oxidase subunit I, with protein MAEAGQIALTVVMGVLLVGVAAFLTRLEDWRSYAPLTTGGSGYVGEQTGQAHTEKPAGIVRWLTTVDHKDIGILYGVYALVAFAWGGIAVLLMRAELAAPAENFIGANFYNALLTTHGITMLFLFGTPIIAAFGNYFVPLLIGADDMAFPRINAIAFWLLPPAALLIWAGFPLASLTGSIDPAQTSWTMYTPLSVEQTNPGVDLMLLGLHLSGVSATMGAINFIATIFTERGEDVGWENLDIFSWTMITQSGLILFSFPLLGSALVMLLMDRNLGTMFYAVEGGGPILWQHLFWFFGHPEVYILVLPPMGLVSLILPRFAGRKLFGFKFVVYSTLAIGVLSFGVWAHHMFAVGMDPRIRASFMAVSLAIAVPSAVKTFNWITTMWNGRLRLTSPMLFCIGFVQNFIIGGVTGVFLASIPVDLVLHDTYYVVGHFHFIVMGAIAMAGFAGIYYWFPLFTGRMYQRTLAKWHFWLSMIGSNVTFFAMILLGYGGMPRRYATYVFNNAELVSMFTNLHLIATVGAFIMGFGQLIFVYNLVTSWLEGPRVRSGDPWDLEDDGLKTKEWAWFERKRENSVAVADGGESLEEGRTSNDE; from the coding sequence ATGGCAGAAGCCGGGCAGATCGCACTCACCGTCGTCATGGGGGTGCTCCTCGTGGGAGTCGCCGCGTTCCTCACCAGGCTCGAGGACTGGCGCTCCTACGCGCCCCTCACGACCGGCGGTAGCGGTTACGTCGGCGAACAGACCGGGCAGGCACACACCGAGAAGCCTGCCGGAATCGTGCGCTGGTTGACAACGGTCGACCACAAGGACATCGGCATCCTCTACGGCGTCTACGCCCTCGTCGCGTTCGCGTGGGGTGGCATCGCCGTCCTGCTGATGCGGGCCGAGCTGGCCGCGCCCGCCGAGAACTTCATCGGGGCGAACTTCTACAACGCCCTGCTGACGACCCACGGCATCACGATGCTGTTCCTGTTCGGGACGCCCATCATCGCGGCGTTCGGGAACTACTTCGTCCCGCTGCTCATCGGCGCGGACGACATGGCGTTCCCCCGGATCAACGCCATCGCGTTCTGGCTCCTCCCGCCGGCGGCACTGCTCATCTGGGCCGGATTCCCGCTCGCGTCGCTGACGGGCAGCATCGACCCCGCCCAGACGTCGTGGACGATGTACACGCCGCTGTCGGTCGAGCAGACCAACCCCGGCGTCGACCTGATGCTGCTCGGGTTGCATCTCTCGGGGGTGTCGGCGACGATGGGGGCGATCAACTTCATCGCGACAATCTTCACCGAGCGCGGCGAGGACGTGGGCTGGGAGAACCTCGACATCTTCTCGTGGACGATGATCACCCAGTCGGGACTCATCCTGTTCTCGTTCCCGCTGCTGGGTAGCGCGCTCGTGATGCTGCTGATGGACCGGAACCTCGGCACCATGTTCTACGCTGTCGAGGGCGGCGGCCCCATCCTGTGGCAGCACCTGTTCTGGTTCTTCGGCCACCCCGAGGTGTACATTCTGGTGCTGCCGCCGATGGGGCTCGTGAGTCTCATCCTACCGAGATTCGCTGGCCGGAAGCTGTTCGGGTTCAAGTTCGTCGTCTATTCGACGCTGGCCATCGGCGTGCTCTCGTTCGGCGTCTGGGCCCACCACATGTTCGCCGTCGGGATGGACCCGCGCATCCGGGCGAGCTTCATGGCGGTGTCGCTGGCCATCGCGGTGCCGAGCGCGGTCAAGACCTTCAACTGGATCACCACCATGTGGAACGGCCGGCTGCGGCTCACGTCGCCGATGCTGTTCTGCATCGGATTCGTCCAGAACTTCATCATCGGCGGGGTGACCGGCGTCTTCCTCGCGTCGATTCCGGTCGACCTGGTGCTGCACGACACCTACTACGTGGTCGGGCACTTCCACTTCATCGTGATGGGCGCCATCGCGATGGCCGGCTTCGCGGGCATCTACTACTGGTTCCCGCTGTTCACCGGCCGGATGTACCAGCGCACCCTCGCGAAGTGGCACTTCTGGCTGTCGATGATCGGGAGCAACGTGACGTTCTTCGCGATGATCCTACTGGGCTACGGCGGCATGCCCCGGCGTTACGCCACCTACGTCTTCAACAACGCTGAACTGGTGTCGATGTTCACCAACCTCCACCTCATCGCGACGGTGGGGGCGTTCATCATGGGTTTCGGTCAGCTCATCTTCGTCTACAACCTGGTGACCTCGTGGCTCGAGGGGCCGCGGGTCCGGTCCGGCGACCCGTGGGATCTCGAGGACGACGGACTCAAGACCAAGGAGTGGGCGTGGTTCGAGCGCAAGCGCGAGAACTCGGTCGCGGTCGCCGACGGCGGTGAGTCTCTCGAAGAGGGACGAACGTCGAACGACGAGTAG
- a CDS encoding DUF6684 family protein: MATPVFDKETWLDISVNIIPLCIIGFFVALFAGASPWAIEGLTSTVGFALLVVPFLLLAYLTYFAAKLIESAESE; encoded by the coding sequence ATGGCAACCCCCGTCTTCGACAAGGAGACCTGGCTCGACATCTCCGTCAACATCATTCCGCTGTGCATCATCGGCTTCTTCGTCGCGCTGTTCGCGGGCGCCTCGCCGTGGGCCATCGAGGGGCTGACGTCCACCGTCGGGTTCGCCCTGCTGGTCGTCCCGTTCCTGCTGCTCGCGTACCTGACCTACTTCGCGGCCAAGCTCATCGAGAGCGCCGAGTCGGAGTAA
- a CDS encoding M42 family metallopeptidase, translated as MSADSDPDFGFDFDLLREFTETSGVPGYEDRVRELVRREFDGAVDAVRTDAMGNVVGTVEGASDYSVAVAAHMDEIGFMVKHVTDDGFLEVDTLGGWDPDVLRAQRVTVHAEGEDMTGVIGSIPTHVKDDDEEFSVDDVAIDLGLPADEVAERVSVGDLVSMEQTTTRVGEHVTGKALDDRVCLFAMLEAAKRLDDPDVTVHFCATVQEELGVRGAPALGVDLDPDLAVALDVTVANDIPAVGKESEYVTELGGGAAVKLKDSSVVTTPKVHRRLRSVAEDRGIDHQLEVLPSGATDTAGFQNTNGAKPVGAISVPTRYLHTVTESVHHADVEATIDLLTAFLETETGDHDYSL; from the coding sequence ATGAGCGCAGACTCCGACCCCGACTTCGGCTTCGACTTCGACCTCCTCCGCGAGTTCACCGAGACCAGCGGCGTCCCCGGGTACGAGGACCGGGTGCGGGAACTCGTCCGTCGGGAGTTCGACGGTGCGGTCGACGCTGTCCGCACCGACGCGATGGGAAACGTCGTGGGGACCGTGGAGGGCGCGAGCGACTACTCCGTGGCGGTCGCCGCCCACATGGACGAGATCGGCTTCATGGTCAAGCACGTCACCGACGACGGCTTCCTCGAGGTCGACACCCTGGGCGGGTGGGACCCCGACGTGCTCCGGGCCCAGCGCGTGACCGTCCACGCCGAGGGGGAGGACATGACTGGCGTCATCGGGTCGATCCCGACCCACGTCAAGGACGACGACGAGGAGTTCTCGGTCGACGACGTGGCCATCGACCTCGGTCTCCCCGCCGACGAGGTCGCGGAGCGCGTCTCGGTCGGCGACCTGGTGAGCATGGAGCAGACCACGACCCGGGTCGGCGAGCATGTGACCGGCAAGGCGCTCGACGACCGGGTGTGCCTGTTCGCGATGCTCGAGGCCGCCAAGCGGCTCGACGACCCCGACGTGACGGTCCACTTCTGCGCCACGGTCCAGGAGGAGCTCGGTGTCCGGGGCGCGCCGGCGCTCGGCGTCGACCTCGACCCGGACCTCGCGGTCGCGCTCGACGTGACGGTCGCCAACGACATCCCCGCGGTCGGGAAGGAGAGCGAGTACGTGACGGAGCTCGGCGGGGGTGCCGCGGTCAAGCTCAAGGACTCCAGCGTGGTCACGACCCCGAAGGTCCACCGCCGGCTGCGTTCGGTCGCCGAGGACCGCGGTATCGACCACCAGCTCGAGGTGCTGCCCTCGGGCGCGACCGACACCGCGGGCTTCCAGAACACCAACGGCGCCAAGCCCGTGGGCGCCATCTCGGTCCCGACCCGGTACCTCCACACCGTCACCGAGAGCGTCCACCACGCCGACGTGGAGGCGACAATCGACCTGCTGACCGCGTT